The following are from one region of the Bacteroidales bacterium genome:
- the gpmA gene encoding 2,3-diphosphoglycerate-dependent phosphoglycerate mutase: MKKLVLVRHGESVWNKENRFTGWTDVDLSERGVNEAHEAGKVLKENGFDFGITYTSYLKRANKTLNIILEEMDQMWLPVKKSWRLNEKHYGNLQGLNKAETAEKYGDAQVLVWRRSYDVPPAPLAADDPRNPRLDPRYKAIGNDAPLTESLKETVERMVPYWESDIRESLKTYDQVLVAAHGNSLRAVIKVLKNISDQDIVSLNLPTGIPYVFEFDDQLNLQKDYFLGDPEVIKKLMEEVANQGKSKK; encoded by the coding sequence ATGAAAAAGCTTGTCCTTGTCCGCCATGGTGAAAGTGTTTGGAATAAAGAAAATCGTTTCACAGGCTGGACTGATGTTGATCTTTCCGAAAGAGGCGTAAATGAAGCCCATGAAGCCGGTAAAGTATTGAAGGAGAATGGATTTGATTTTGGCATCACCTACACATCTTACCTAAAAAGAGCCAATAAAACACTGAACATCATCCTGGAAGAGATGGATCAGATGTGGTTACCAGTCAAAAAGAGCTGGAGATTGAATGAAAAGCATTACGGAAATCTGCAAGGCCTCAATAAAGCAGAAACTGCAGAAAAATATGGTGACGCCCAGGTACTTGTCTGGAGGAGAAGTTACGATGTCCCTCCTGCCCCACTTGCCGCTGATGACCCAAGAAATCCAAGACTGGATCCCCGGTATAAGGCAATAGGTAATGATGCACCACTCACCGAATCTCTTAAAGAAACTGTTGAAAGAATGGTGCCTTATTGGGAATCGGATATCCGTGAATCTCTCAAAACTTACGACCAGGTATTGGTAGCAGCTCATGGCAATAGTCTCAGGGCAGTTATTAAAGTTTTGAAAAACATCAGTGACCAGGATATTGTCAGCCTTAACCTGCCCACAGGTATCCCATATGTGTTTGAGTTTGATGATCAGCTCAACCTTCAGAAAGATTATTTCCTTGGCGACCCGGAAGTTATTAAGAAATTAATGGAAGAAGTAGCCAACCAGGGAAAATCAAAAAAATAA
- a CDS encoding serine/threonine protein phosphatase: MNTWVIPDIHGCLITLRQVIEKEIKLQKNDQLFILGDFIDRGPDSRGVIDYIMNLEAKGYMVTTIRGNHEDYMLKAIIEDQHPGFLDRFMGRNRTHKEWFRFGGEATLKSFEVERLSEIPQKYVDWLSALPYYASWENYLIVHAGFNFKNENIFEDEHAMMWIRDYDIDPEKLNGKRIIHGHVPVDLEFIFSCVNSTNFNFIALDNGVYMSNRPGFGNLTALELNTLNLKVIANMDF, from the coding sequence ATGAACACCTGGGTTATTCCTGATATTCACGGCTGCCTTATTACCCTTCGGCAAGTTATAGAGAAGGAGATAAAGCTGCAGAAGAACGATCAGCTCTTCATCCTTGGTGATTTCATTGACCGGGGGCCTGATAGCAGGGGAGTAATTGATTATATCATGAACCTTGAAGCGAAAGGTTATATGGTTACCACTATACGCGGGAATCATGAAGATTACATGCTCAAGGCCATCATTGAAGATCAGCACCCTGGTTTCCTCGACCGGTTTATGGGCAGGAACAGGACACATAAAGAGTGGTTCCGGTTTGGAGGTGAAGCAACATTAAAAAGTTTTGAGGTAGAACGACTCAGTGAGATTCCCCAAAAGTATGTTGACTGGTTAAGCGCCCTACCCTATTATGCCAGCTGGGAAAACTACCTGATAGTGCATGCAGGATTCAATTTCAAAAATGAGAATATTTTTGAGGATGAACATGCAATGATGTGGATCCGTGACTATGATATTGACCCTGAAAAACTTAATGGTAAAAGGATCATTCATGGGCATGTACCTGTTGACCTGGAATTTATTTTCAGTTGTGTAAATTCCACAAATTTCAACTTTATAGCCCTTGACAACGGTGTATATATGTCAAACCGTCCTGGATTCGGTAACCTGACCGCCCTGGAACTGAATACACTTAATCTGAAAGTTATTGCAAATATGGATTTCTAA
- a CDS encoding septum formation initiator family protein: MFRKIYDRIPRFIKNKYFIAFTVFVIWLLFLDRNNFIAQWGLRSDLKKLQKEKQFYLQETEKDSIDYQKLLNDSSQAEKLGREKYLMKRDSEDIFLIVRKPNIKD; the protein is encoded by the coding sequence ATGTTCAGGAAAATATACGACCGGATTCCTCGTTTTATTAAAAACAAATACTTTATCGCATTTACGGTATTTGTAATCTGGCTGCTATTCCTTGACCGGAACAATTTTATCGCTCAATGGGGATTGCGGTCGGACCTGAAAAAACTGCAAAAGGAAAAACAATTCTACCTGCAAGAAACTGAGAAGGATAGTATTGATTATCAAAAACTTCTGAATGATTCATCCCAGGCTGAGAAATTGGGGAGGGAAAAGTACCTGATGAAACGCGACAGTGAAGATATTTTCCTGATTGTCCGTAAACCCAATATCAAGGATTGA
- a CDS encoding aminopeptidase: MRHSLHLAILLLIIPVFCIAQDSKLYLFLKSIPGAEVKKADSSAWTEFYVLMLPQPLDHSNPGGKTFKQRIFVGHRGFDRPVVMETEGYGAEWMNGFLINEPATLLNANQIYVEHRFFGASAPEKLEWKYLNAEQDAADYHAIRLLFKEIYPGKWITTGVSKGGQTAVAYKVFYPDDVDATIPYVAPLNYKRLDGRINRHFKTVGTEECRDHITRIQEYLLKNKKETLPIYESLCKKQGYSFKIMDAESAFDYSVLEFPFSFWQYTADCAVLPDETKTDVDKMVRFLIRIVNPYWYTESADDFAPANYQFYTQLGYYEYNEWPFRKYLKHKDYPNSAFVPKDSDARWDGTYIKKLKNFMQSDPDHMIFIYGESDPWGATAPIIKPGSRSLKMILKDGTHGATITGLDKTQQETVVRKLEEWLGEKIVLPLQTN; encoded by the coding sequence ATGCGACATTCTCTTCACCTTGCTATCCTGTTACTTATCATTCCTGTTTTCTGTATTGCGCAGGATAGTAAATTGTACCTGTTTTTAAAATCCATTCCGGGAGCAGAAGTTAAAAAAGCAGATAGTTCAGCCTGGACTGAATTCTATGTGCTCATGCTGCCACAGCCCCTGGATCATTCCAACCCAGGTGGGAAAACCTTTAAACAACGCATTTTTGTAGGGCACCGTGGATTCGACCGACCTGTTGTGATGGAAACGGAAGGTTATGGTGCTGAATGGATGAATGGATTTCTGATCAATGAGCCGGCTACCTTGCTTAATGCAAATCAGATATATGTAGAGCATCGGTTTTTCGGGGCTTCTGCTCCCGAAAAGCTGGAATGGAAATACCTGAATGCAGAGCAGGATGCCGCTGATTATCATGCGATCAGGTTACTTTTTAAAGAGATTTACCCGGGAAAATGGATTACAACCGGTGTAAGCAAGGGAGGACAAACAGCTGTTGCCTATAAGGTTTTCTATCCTGATGATGTAGACGCCACTATCCCTTATGTAGCTCCCTTAAATTATAAAAGGCTGGATGGCAGGATCAACCGGCATTTCAAAACAGTGGGGACCGAAGAATGCCGGGATCATATTACCCGAATCCAGGAATACCTCCTGAAAAACAAGAAAGAAACACTTCCCATCTATGAGAGCCTTTGTAAAAAACAAGGTTACTCTTTCAAAATCATGGATGCAGAATCCGCCTTTGACTATTCAGTTTTGGAATTCCCTTTCTCATTCTGGCAGTATACCGCTGACTGTGCAGTGCTTCCGGATGAAACCAAAACCGATGTTGATAAGATGGTGCGATTTCTGATTCGAATTGTGAACCCCTATTGGTATACTGAATCAGCAGATGATTTTGCACCTGCCAACTACCAGTTCTACACGCAATTGGGGTATTATGAATACAATGAGTGGCCATTTCGTAAATACCTGAAACACAAAGACTATCCAAATTCAGCTTTTGTCCCAAAGGATTCTGACGCCCGCTGGGATGGTACTTATATCAAGAAACTTAAAAACTTCATGCAAAGTGATCCGGATCATATGATTTTCATTTATGGAGAATCAGATCCCTGGGGAGCAACTGCTCCTATAATAAAACCAGGGAGCCGTTCCCTGAAAATGATCCTTAAGGATGGAACCCATGGGGCAACTATCACAGGGTTGGATAAAACCCAGCAGGAGACAGTTGTACGCAAGCTGGAAGAGTGGCTGGGGGAAAAAATAGTCTTGCCGCTTCAAACAAATTAA
- a CDS encoding HDIG domain-containing protein: MILPREQAIALLYKNIKNEKMIAHCLASEAVMRALALRLGKDPEGWGQAGLLHDIDVEITQADPLIHGPEGAKWLVEMGVDEEITDAIAMHNEMASGKERSTVFQHALAAGETITGLITATAYVYPDRKVASVKSKSVVKRMKEKAFAASVKRENIMECEKIGIPIDEFAALAIGAMAGIAEEIGL; this comes from the coding sequence ATGATCTTACCTCGTGAACAGGCCATAGCTCTGCTATATAAAAACATCAAAAATGAAAAGATGATTGCTCATTGTCTGGCTTCTGAAGCAGTGATGCGTGCATTGGCTTTACGATTAGGTAAAGATCCTGAAGGATGGGGCCAGGCCGGGCTGCTGCATGATATCGATGTTGAGATTACCCAGGCTGATCCCCTCATTCATGGCCCGGAAGGGGCAAAATGGCTGGTTGAGATGGGTGTTGATGAAGAGATCACAGATGCAATTGCTATGCATAATGAAATGGCTTCAGGGAAGGAGAGGAGTACGGTGTTTCAGCACGCTCTTGCAGCAGGTGAAACTATAACCGGGTTAATCACTGCTACAGCCTATGTTTATCCTGATAGGAAAGTAGCCTCTGTTAAGTCAAAATCGGTAGTAAAACGGATGAAGGAAAAAGCTTTTGCTGCTTCTGTCAAGAGGGAGAATATCATGGAATGCGAGAAAATCGGGATACCCATCGATGAATTTGCTGCTTTGGCAATTGGGGCAATGGCAGGGATTGCAGAAGAAATCGGGCTATGA
- a CDS encoding DUF4468 domain-containing protein, giving the protein MKLLVPAYLVFLFLTTTAIAQENTAALPIDPDTKLITYKEVVQQEGNKLDLFNRAVEWINKTYKNPADVTKVRNPETGLIELIHRIELTLDEKGVTRAGGIVDYTLKLEMKEGRYRYTITNFNLKQASRVPIEKWLDKTDKAYTPSLDLYLAQVDDHTRKLIESLKKGMEPPIQKKVDDW; this is encoded by the coding sequence ATGAAGTTACTAGTCCCGGCATACCTGGTCTTTCTTTTCTTGACAACTACAGCCATAGCGCAGGAAAACACTGCTGCCCTTCCCATCGACCCCGACACCAAACTGATCACCTACAAAGAGGTTGTACAGCAGGAAGGGAATAAACTTGACTTGTTCAACAGGGCCGTTGAATGGATCAATAAGACTTATAAAAATCCTGCCGATGTTACCAAAGTGCGTAATCCCGAAACCGGGCTAATTGAATTGATTCACCGTATCGAACTGACTTTGGATGAAAAAGGGGTAACACGTGCCGGTGGCATTGTTGATTATACCCTGAAACTGGAAATGAAAGAAGGTCGTTACCGATATACCATTACCAATTTTAACCTGAAGCAGGCATCCAGGGTTCCTATTGAAAAATGGCTGGATAAAACAGATAAAGCATATACCCCATCATTGGATCTTTACCTGGCACAGGTTGATGATCATACCCGCAAACTTATAGAAAGCCTGAAGAAGGGGATGGAACCCCCTATACAAAAGAAAGTGGATGATTGGTAA